A region from the Paenarthrobacter aurescens genome encodes:
- the clpB gene encoding ATP-dependent chaperone ClpB, which produces MDVKFTTKSQEALSAAAMNASTAGNPQLEPAHLLKALMDQREGVAVALLRATGADPDAVSVQASSAIKALPSSSGSSVQQAQLSRQSMQAIQAAQNEADKLGDSFVSTEHLLLGLSAGSDAVGKLMRDAGASHEALLAALPGVRGDRNVNSPDPENTFQALEKFGTDLTAVARSGKLDPVIGRDSEIRRVVQVLSRRTKNNPVLIGEPGVGKTAVVEGLAQRMVAGDVPESLRGKTLIALDLASMVAGAKYRGEFEERLKAVLEEIKNSNGQIVTFIDEIHTVVGAGATGESAMDAGNMLKPMLARGELRLIGATTLDEYRENIEKDPALERRFQQVYVGEPSVEDTIGILRGLKERYEAHHKVAIADSALVAAATLSNRYISGRQLPDKAIDLVDEAASRLRMEIDSAPEEIDQLRRAVDRLTMEELALQGETDPASVERLAALRADKADKNEELSALNARWEAEKAGLNRVGDLKAKIDELRSAADKSQREGDLESASRILYGELPALERELSAAAEEESARSDSKPELMVAEDVTADDIAEVISAWTGIPAGRMLQGESQKLLHMEEELGKRLIGQTKAVQAVSDAVRRARAGISDPNRPTGSFLFLGPTGVGKTELAKALADFLFDDERAMIRIDMSEYSEKHSVARLVGAPPGYVGYEEGGQLTEAVRRRPYSVVLLDEVEKAHPEVFDILLQVLDDGRLTDGQGRTVDFRNTILVLTSNSGSQFLVDQSLDAKAKRDAVMAVVQASFKPEFLNRLDEIVLFDPLNVEELARIVELHVAELGNRLRDRRLTLEVTDGARAWLAMSGFDPAYGARPLRRLVQREIGDRLAKEILAGEITDGDTVLVDTSTDVEELTIEGLESMEGPGGGMLVGSGLTVRRK; this is translated from the coding sequence TTGGACGTCAAATTCACCACCAAAAGCCAGGAGGCCCTTTCTGCGGCCGCCATGAATGCCTCAACTGCAGGCAACCCGCAGCTTGAGCCCGCCCACCTCTTGAAGGCCCTCATGGACCAGCGCGAGGGTGTTGCTGTGGCCCTTCTGCGTGCCACCGGCGCTGACCCGGATGCGGTGAGCGTACAGGCCAGCTCGGCCATCAAGGCCCTTCCATCATCCTCGGGCAGCTCGGTCCAGCAAGCACAGCTGTCCCGCCAGTCCATGCAGGCCATCCAGGCTGCCCAGAACGAGGCCGACAAACTCGGCGACTCCTTTGTTTCCACGGAACATTTGCTGCTGGGGCTCTCTGCCGGAAGCGACGCCGTAGGCAAGTTAATGCGCGACGCCGGTGCCTCCCATGAGGCGCTGCTCGCCGCCCTGCCTGGTGTCCGGGGCGACAGGAACGTCAACTCGCCGGATCCGGAGAACACCTTCCAGGCCTTGGAGAAGTTCGGCACGGACCTCACGGCCGTGGCCCGTTCCGGCAAGCTGGATCCCGTGATTGGACGCGACAGCGAAATCCGTCGTGTTGTCCAGGTCCTGAGCCGACGCACCAAGAACAACCCCGTACTGATTGGTGAACCGGGCGTAGGCAAGACCGCTGTGGTGGAAGGCCTCGCCCAGCGCATGGTGGCTGGAGACGTTCCCGAAAGCCTGCGCGGCAAAACCCTTATCGCGTTGGACCTTGCGTCCATGGTGGCCGGCGCCAAGTACCGTGGCGAGTTCGAGGAACGTCTGAAGGCTGTCCTGGAGGAAATCAAGAACTCCAACGGCCAGATCGTCACGTTCATCGATGAGATCCACACGGTTGTGGGTGCCGGTGCCACCGGCGAAAGCGCCATGGATGCCGGAAACATGCTCAAGCCCATGCTGGCCCGCGGTGAGCTGCGTCTGATCGGTGCCACCACTTTGGACGAGTACCGCGAGAACATCGAAAAGGATCCTGCCCTGGAACGGCGTTTCCAGCAGGTCTACGTCGGCGAGCCCAGCGTGGAGGACACCATCGGTATCCTTCGTGGCCTGAAGGAACGCTACGAGGCACACCACAAGGTAGCCATTGCCGACTCCGCATTGGTGGCAGCCGCAACGCTGTCCAACCGCTACATCTCAGGCAGGCAGCTTCCGGACAAAGCCATTGACCTCGTGGACGAGGCTGCTTCACGGCTCCGTATGGAGATCGACTCTGCTCCCGAGGAAATAGACCAACTGCGCCGTGCCGTAGACCGGTTGACCATGGAAGAGCTGGCCCTTCAAGGTGAGACTGATCCGGCCTCGGTGGAACGGCTGGCAGCGCTCCGTGCGGACAAGGCTGACAAGAACGAGGAACTGAGTGCCCTGAACGCGCGCTGGGAGGCTGAGAAGGCCGGACTCAACCGGGTAGGTGATCTGAAGGCGAAGATCGACGAGCTGCGTTCGGCTGCTGATAAGTCCCAACGCGAAGGTGATCTTGAGTCGGCGTCGCGCATTCTCTACGGGGAACTGCCGGCACTGGAGCGGGAGCTGAGCGCTGCTGCCGAGGAAGAATCAGCCCGGAGCGACTCCAAGCCCGAACTCATGGTTGCCGAGGATGTCACGGCAGATGACATTGCCGAAGTCATCTCGGCATGGACGGGGATTCCTGCCGGCCGCATGCTTCAGGGTGAATCGCAGAAGCTGCTGCACATGGAAGAGGAACTCGGCAAACGTCTCATCGGTCAGACCAAGGCCGTTCAAGCCGTGTCCGACGCCGTACGCCGTGCCCGTGCCGGAATCAGCGACCCCAACCGCCCCACGGGTTCGTTCCTGTTCCTGGGGCCCACGGGTGTGGGTAAGACGGAACTGGCCAAGGCCTTGGCGGACTTCCTCTTTGACGACGAACGCGCCATGATCCGGATCGACATGTCCGAGTACAGCGAAAAGCACTCGGTGGCACGCCTGGTGGGTGCCCCTCCGGGATACGTGGGCTACGAGGAAGGCGGCCAGCTAACGGAGGCTGTGCGTCGCAGGCCCTACTCCGTGGTGCTGCTGGACGAGGTGGAGAAGGCCCACCCTGAGGTCTTCGACATCCTCCTGCAGGTCCTGGATGATGGGCGACTCACCGACGGCCAGGGCCGCACCGTGGACTTCCGCAACACCATTCTTGTGCTGACCTCCAACTCGGGAAGCCAGTTCCTTGTGGACCAGTCCTTGGACGCAAAGGCCAAGAGGGACGCGGTGATGGCGGTGGTGCAAGCCTCGTTCAAGCCGGAGTTCCTCAACCGCCTGGACGAGATCGTCCTCTTCGATCCACTGAACGTAGAGGAACTCGCCCGGATCGTGGAGCTGCACGTGGCCGAGTTGGGCAACCGTCTCCGTGATCGCCGCCTGACGCTTGAAGTCACTGACGGCGCACGTGCGTGGTTGGCTATGTCCGGCTTCGACCCCGCTTATGGCGCCCGGCCCTTGCGCCGGCTCGTGCAGCGGGAGATTGGCGACCGCCTGGCCAAGGAGATCCTGGCCGGTGAGATCACGGACGGTGACACCGTGCTGGTGGACACCTCGACTGACGTTGAGGAACTCACCATCGAAGGGCTGGAATCCATGGAAGGTCCCGGCGGCGGCATGCTGGTGGGTTCGGGCCTGACAGTCCGCAGGAAGTAG
- a CDS encoding pyridoxamine 5'-phosphate oxidase family protein yields METISTAEELEELIGLPLDRTRKKVRASLSDFDRQWLAASPFCVVSTTDAQGRVDASPKGDPAGFIQVLDDHTIAIPERPGNKLAFGFHNILENPNVGILSIVPGRTDTLRINGTATIVRDAQFFDHMVVKGHRPRAAIVVAVEEVFTHCGKAFMRSGLWEPETWGPDALPSIALLAQRYTQPEAQLADLESYYGPSYRERMYRE; encoded by the coding sequence ATGGAGACCATCTCAACCGCAGAAGAACTCGAAGAACTCATCGGATTGCCCCTCGACCGCACCAGGAAGAAAGTGCGTGCATCCCTCAGTGACTTCGACCGCCAATGGTTGGCAGCAAGCCCCTTCTGCGTGGTCTCCACCACCGACGCTCAAGGGCGGGTGGATGCCTCACCCAAAGGTGATCCTGCCGGCTTCATCCAGGTCCTGGACGATCACACCATCGCCATCCCGGAGCGCCCGGGAAACAAGTTGGCCTTCGGCTTCCACAACATCCTGGAAAACCCGAACGTCGGCATCCTGTCTATAGTCCCCGGCCGCACGGACACCCTGCGGATCAACGGAACGGCAACGATCGTCCGGGACGCCCAGTTCTTCGACCACATGGTGGTCAAAGGGCACCGGCCCCGCGCCGCCATTGTGGTGGCTGTGGAGGAAGTGTTCACCCATTGCGGCAAGGCATTCATGCGGAGCGGACTGTGGGAACCGGAGACCTGGGGCCCCGACGCGCTACCGAGCATCGCCCTACTGGCACAGCGCTACACGCAGCCCGAAGCCCAGCTCGCGGACCTTGAGTCCTACTACGGACCCTCGTACAGGGAACGCATGTACCGGGAGTAG
- a CDS encoding sulfate/molybdate ABC transporter ATP-binding protein, producing the protein MSFELQASLRDRNFEMSVSLADGETLAILGPNGAGKSTLLSVIAGLLRPDSGRARIGGRELFTLDAGTHFWSPPHLRGTALLAQEALLFPHLNALNNVAFGPRSAGASKPAALKSAHHWLGEVDALELAGRKPAQLSGGQAQRVAVARALAAEPELLLLDEPMAALDIHAAPLLRRVLKRVLKDRKAIIVTHDILDAYMLAHRVIVVENGRITEEGPTRQVLERPRSHFAAGLAGLNLVAGTISGDGITTPDGRLFAGQHDPNWSPVPGQAGVAAFPPSSVSVFLGDVHGSPRNSFPVTITDLEPYGDQIRVRARSGPSAQALWADITPAASADLGLVPGMDVRFVVKSAMVSVYPA; encoded by the coding sequence ATGAGTTTCGAGCTGCAGGCCAGTCTCCGCGACAGAAACTTTGAAATGTCGGTGAGTTTGGCGGACGGGGAAACACTGGCCATTCTGGGGCCAAACGGTGCTGGAAAGTCCACGTTGCTGAGCGTGATTGCGGGTTTGCTGCGGCCCGATTCCGGCCGGGCGCGGATCGGCGGCAGGGAGCTGTTCACGCTCGACGCCGGCACCCACTTTTGGAGCCCTCCTCACCTCCGGGGGACTGCCCTTCTGGCCCAGGAGGCGCTCCTCTTCCCGCACCTGAACGCCTTGAACAACGTGGCGTTCGGACCGCGCAGTGCGGGTGCGTCCAAGCCGGCAGCGCTGAAATCCGCACACCACTGGCTGGGCGAAGTGGATGCGCTGGAGCTGGCAGGCCGTAAACCCGCCCAGTTGTCCGGCGGGCAGGCCCAACGTGTTGCCGTGGCCCGCGCTTTGGCCGCTGAGCCAGAGCTCCTGCTGCTGGATGAGCCAATGGCAGCACTGGACATCCACGCAGCGCCCTTGCTCCGCCGTGTTCTCAAACGCGTCTTGAAGGACCGTAAAGCCATCATCGTCACGCACGACATCCTGGACGCCTATATGCTCGCCCACCGCGTCATTGTGGTGGAGAACGGGCGCATCACCGAAGAAGGACCCACGCGCCAGGTTCTCGAGCGGCCACGAAGCCACTTTGCCGCCGGCCTCGCAGGGCTGAACCTCGTTGCCGGGACCATCTCTGGGGACGGAATAACGACGCCGGATGGCCGGCTTTTCGCTGGCCAACACGATCCGAACTGGTCACCGGTGCCCGGGCAGGCAGGCGTGGCCGCCTTCCCGCCGTCGAGCGTTTCCGTCTTCCTGGGCGACGTCCACGGAAGTCCACGCAATTCCTTCCCTGTGACCATCACGGACCTGGAACCATACGGGGATCAGATCCGCGTCCGCGCCCGCAGCGGGCCGTCGGCTCAGGCTTTGTGGGCTGATATCACTCCGGCCGCTTCCGCGGATCTTGGTCTGGTGCCTGGCATGGATGTCAGGTTTGTGGTCAAGTCTGCAATGGTCTCGGTGTACCCGGCCTGA
- a CDS encoding ABC transporter permease, which yields MPASERRSGGYAGVIKRGGYHGIPRWIYLIAAMGGLLMVLPLAAMLLRVNWPQFIPLITSDSSVAALGLSLRTSAASTVLCIVLGVPLALVLARGEFPGQRLLRSFVLLPLVLPPVVGGLALLYTFGRQGLLGKSLELAGIQIAFSTAAVVLAQTFVALPFLVVSLEGALRSAGSRYEAVAATLGARPTTVLRRVTLPLVLPGLGSGAVLSFARSLGEFGATLTFAGSLEGITRTLPLEIYLQRETDPDAAVALSLVLVAVAVAVVGLSYGRRRSIPAEVRP from the coding sequence ATGCCGGCTTCGGAACGCCGTAGCGGAGGCTACGCGGGCGTGATCAAGCGCGGCGGCTACCACGGTATTCCGCGCTGGATCTACCTGATCGCCGCTATGGGCGGACTCCTCATGGTGCTTCCCTTGGCGGCCATGCTCCTGCGGGTGAACTGGCCACAGTTCATTCCGCTGATCACCTCGGACTCATCCGTCGCCGCGCTGGGCCTGAGTTTGAGGACCTCTGCGGCCAGCACCGTCCTGTGCATTGTGCTGGGAGTTCCTCTGGCGTTGGTGCTGGCCCGTGGGGAGTTCCCCGGACAGAGGCTTCTCCGTTCGTTCGTCCTGTTGCCGCTGGTGCTGCCGCCGGTGGTTGGCGGCCTCGCCCTGCTGTATACCTTCGGCCGGCAAGGCCTCCTCGGAAAATCCCTTGAACTGGCCGGCATCCAGATCGCGTTCTCCACTGCCGCCGTGGTCCTGGCCCAGACTTTTGTTGCTCTGCCGTTCCTGGTGGTCAGCCTGGAGGGCGCCCTCCGATCGGCAGGAAGCCGATACGAGGCTGTGGCGGCAACCCTCGGCGCCCGGCCCACCACGGTCCTGCGGAGGGTCACCCTGCCGCTGGTTCTGCCGGGACTCGGATCCGGGGCAGTGTTGTCCTTCGCTCGGAGTTTGGGTGAGTTCGGCGCTACGTTGACCTTTGCAGGGAGCCTGGAGGGCATCACCCGCACCCTTCCGCTGGAGATCTATTTGCAGCGCGAAACCGACCCCGACGCTGCCGTGGCGCTTTCCTTGGTGCTGGTGGCGGTAGCAGTTGCGGTGGTTGGGCTGAGTTATGGCCGCCGACGCAGCATCCCAGCGGAGGTTCGCCCATGA
- the modA gene encoding molybdate ABC transporter substrate-binding protein produces the protein MRNFRNRVTNSVVAGALAIGLAGSFTACASGTTRPATGSPSPGSSMSGEITVFAAASLKTTFTQLAKDFEVQHPGTKVTLSFAGSSDLVTQITQGAPADVFASADAKNMNKLADQGLVESAATNFATNVLEIAVPPGNPASISSFADLAKPGVKVVTCASQVPCGAATEAVEKAAGTTLKPVSEESSVTDVLGKVTSGEADAGLVYVTDVRGAGDKVVGIPFPESDKAVNTYPIATVGPSKNKELAAAFIANVTSEAGKKVLRDAGFGTP, from the coding sequence ATGAGGAACTTCCGGAATCGCGTCACAAACTCGGTGGTGGCGGGCGCTTTGGCCATAGGCCTGGCAGGTAGCTTTACGGCCTGCGCATCCGGAACGACGCGTCCGGCCACCGGCTCGCCCAGCCCGGGGTCCTCCATGTCCGGAGAAATCACGGTCTTTGCGGCGGCTTCCCTGAAAACCACCTTCACCCAGCTGGCCAAGGATTTTGAAGTCCAGCACCCTGGCACCAAAGTGACGCTGAGCTTCGCCGGCTCGTCAGACCTTGTCACGCAGATCACCCAGGGCGCTCCCGCGGACGTTTTCGCCTCGGCGGACGCGAAGAACATGAACAAGCTCGCTGATCAGGGCCTCGTGGAGAGTGCGGCAACCAACTTTGCCACCAACGTCCTGGAGATCGCGGTCCCGCCCGGCAATCCGGCGTCGATCTCTTCCTTCGCGGACCTCGCCAAGCCCGGCGTCAAAGTGGTGACCTGCGCCAGCCAGGTTCCCTGCGGTGCCGCAACGGAGGCCGTTGAGAAGGCTGCGGGGACAACGCTGAAGCCGGTCAGCGAGGAATCGTCCGTGACCGATGTCCTGGGCAAAGTGACCTCGGGCGAAGCTGACGCGGGCCTGGTGTACGTCACGGACGTCAGGGGCGCCGGTGACAAGGTTGTTGGCATACCTTTCCCGGAGTCGGACAAGGCCGTCAATACTTACCCGATCGCCACTGTTGGCCCCAGCAAGAACAAGGAACTCGCGGCGGCTTTCATAGCCAACGTCACCAGTGAAGCGGGCAAGAAGGTCCTTAGAGATGCCGGCTTCGGAACGCCGTAG
- a CDS encoding molybdopterin-binding protein, with protein MPQIRISEAARFLGVSDDTVRRWTENGTLTAGKDAAGRLAVDGLELATLARDQSHLPDNPSRAASSARNRFVGLVTGITADKVMAQVELQCGPFRVVSLMSSEAVRELGLELGSVATAVVKATTVIIETPQGKSII; from the coding sequence ATGCCGCAAATACGAATTTCCGAAGCCGCCCGCTTCCTGGGTGTCAGCGACGACACCGTGAGGCGCTGGACTGAAAACGGAACGCTAACAGCCGGAAAGGACGCAGCCGGGCGCTTGGCTGTGGACGGATTGGAACTGGCCACGCTTGCCCGCGATCAATCGCACCTCCCGGACAATCCGTCCCGGGCAGCAAGCTCAGCACGGAACCGCTTCGTCGGCCTGGTCACCGGCATCACCGCGGACAAGGTCATGGCCCAAGTGGAACTTCAGTGCGGGCCGTTCCGCGTGGTGTCGCTGATGAGCAGCGAAGCTGTCCGGGAGCTCGGGCTGGAACTGGGCTCGGTAGCCACCGCCGTGGTCAAGGCCACCACTGTCATCATCGAAACACCGCAGGGAAAGAGCATCATATGA
- a CDS encoding FAD-binding oxidoreductase: MEWIRPDSPSYDDARKLFNAMIDRRPAVIAKCSDPGEVAEALHYAHNHNLDVAVRSGGHSVAGMSTNEGGLVVDVRPMKSISIDRGMKTATAGAGLTWGEFDRATQQYGLAVTGGRASTTGVSGFTLGGGSGWLERAYGFACDNLLSVDLVTASGDRVTASPGENPELFWALHGGGGNFGVATSLTFKLHDLGPSVMAGLMLFPGEDAAGLSRAYRQIAFDAPDAVGTALVYLTAPSEEFVPEEMVGKLAVGMAYIYAGDVESGAEHATPFKDLGPSVDLVSPMAYADFQCMIDDPPDLYNYWSADYHNDLSDDALDLLVDSAQRLPGPHSQQLVARWGGAVSGPAAANTPLQHRGASWVSHPFGLAETPEGGQEAKAWVKQFRQDIAPHTTGGVWLNFIGDEGQDRIMAAYGEQNYRRLSLVKREFDPDNVFRGNQNILPAQH, translated from the coding sequence ATGGAATGGATTCGACCGGACAGTCCCAGCTATGACGACGCCCGGAAACTCTTCAACGCAATGATTGATCGCCGGCCCGCCGTCATTGCCAAATGCTCTGATCCTGGCGAAGTAGCCGAGGCACTGCACTATGCGCACAACCACAATCTGGACGTCGCGGTTCGCTCGGGCGGGCACTCGGTGGCGGGGATGTCCACCAATGAGGGCGGCCTGGTGGTGGACGTCCGTCCCATGAAGTCCATCAGCATAGACCGCGGGATGAAGACTGCCACGGCGGGTGCCGGACTCACTTGGGGTGAGTTCGATCGCGCAACACAGCAATATGGGCTGGCGGTCACTGGCGGACGCGCATCCACTACGGGAGTCTCGGGGTTTACCTTGGGTGGGGGCTCAGGATGGCTGGAACGGGCTTACGGATTCGCCTGCGACAACCTCCTTTCGGTGGACCTGGTCACGGCATCCGGGGATCGGGTGACCGCCAGCCCGGGCGAGAATCCGGAGCTGTTCTGGGCTCTTCACGGAGGAGGCGGGAACTTCGGCGTCGCAACATCGCTGACGTTCAAACTGCACGATCTTGGGCCTTCCGTCATGGCCGGACTCATGCTTTTCCCCGGCGAGGACGCCGCCGGCTTGTCCCGGGCCTACCGGCAGATCGCGTTTGACGCTCCCGACGCCGTAGGTACAGCCCTCGTGTACCTCACCGCTCCCTCGGAAGAGTTCGTTCCGGAAGAGATGGTGGGCAAACTCGCCGTGGGGATGGCCTACATCTACGCCGGCGACGTAGAGTCCGGCGCGGAGCACGCCACGCCGTTCAAGGATCTGGGCCCCTCCGTGGATCTGGTCTCACCCATGGCCTATGCGGACTTCCAGTGCATGATTGATGATCCCCCGGACCTCTATAACTACTGGAGCGCCGACTACCACAACGATCTTTCCGATGATGCCCTGGATCTGCTGGTTGACTCAGCGCAGCGCCTTCCAGGACCGCACTCGCAGCAGTTGGTGGCACGCTGGGGCGGAGCAGTTTCCGGGCCGGCCGCTGCAAACACACCCCTTCAGCACCGGGGAGCCTCGTGGGTCAGCCACCCGTTCGGCCTGGCCGAAACTCCGGAAGGCGGCCAGGAGGCAAAAGCCTGGGTCAAACAATTCCGGCAGGACATCGCCCCGCACACCACGGGAGGCGTATGGCTGAACTTCATCGGCGACGAAGGGCAGGACCGGATCATGGCAGCTTATGGAGAACAGAACTACCGGAGGCTGTCCCTGGTGAAACGCGAATTTGATCCGGACAACGTCTTCCGCGGTAACCAGAACATCCTGCCGGCGCAGCACTGA
- a CDS encoding DUF4031 domain-containing protein, with the protein MAIYLDPPLWPAHGTVFSHLVSDSSLDELHAFAAAAGVPGRAFDGDHYDVPERRYNDLVSAGAIPVEARILVRKLIASGLRIPARERSKALTVPLMERWNSTYPGHEELGLELLERWGEERRKYHSRTHLLAVLEALDVLAEPEQPARTVVLAAWFHDAVYEGVAGKDEEESARLAEERLTAAGLAPHEVAEVARLVRLTATHSPKTGDYAGALLCDADLSVLGGDPQSYARYLAAVREDYAHVSDEDFANGRAAVVRQLLRLDPLFHGERAKALWLTAARRNLTGELG; encoded by the coding sequence ATGGCCATCTACCTCGATCCGCCCTTGTGGCCAGCGCATGGAACAGTGTTTTCGCATCTGGTTTCGGACTCGTCGTTGGATGAGCTGCACGCATTCGCGGCCGCCGCCGGAGTTCCCGGGCGGGCCTTCGACGGCGACCACTACGACGTCCCAGAACGCCGCTACAACGACCTCGTTTCTGCGGGTGCCATCCCAGTGGAGGCCCGCATCCTGGTCCGCAAGCTCATTGCCAGCGGACTACGTATCCCGGCTCGTGAACGGAGCAAGGCCTTGACAGTACCGTTGATGGAACGTTGGAACAGCACCTACCCAGGGCATGAGGAGCTGGGCCTTGAGTTGCTGGAACGCTGGGGCGAGGAACGCCGGAAGTATCACAGCAGGACACATCTCCTGGCCGTCCTCGAAGCCTTGGATGTGCTGGCGGAACCGGAACAACCCGCCAGAACAGTTGTGCTTGCCGCCTGGTTTCACGATGCCGTCTACGAAGGGGTCGCCGGGAAGGACGAAGAAGAATCCGCACGCCTTGCCGAAGAACGTCTCACGGCCGCTGGTTTGGCTCCGCACGAGGTGGCCGAGGTGGCCCGGCTTGTCCGGCTCACGGCCACGCACAGCCCAAAGACAGGTGACTACGCCGGGGCGCTCCTTTGCGATGCCGATCTCTCCGTGCTCGGCGGTGACCCCCAGTCCTATGCCAGGTACCTTGCCGCCGTCCGCGAAGACTACGCCCACGTCAGCGACGAGGACTTCGCGAACGGCCGCGCCGCCGTCGTACGTCAGCTCCTCAGGCTGGACCCGCTGTTCCACGGCGAACGCGCCAAAGCACTCTGGTTAACGGCTGCGCGACGGAACCTCACCGGCGAACTCGGGTGA